The following nucleotide sequence is from Nocardioides daedukensis.
GGTCCAGTCGCACCACCAGCGACCTGGTCCCCGCTGCGGTCGACGAGTACGCCGCCGGCGCGCTGCTCCCCTTCGAGCGCACCGCGGGTGACGAGATCCAGGCCGTCTACACCGACCCCGGTGCCGCGGCAGCGGTGATCGAGAGGCTCCTGCGCAGCGATGCCTGGAACATCGGAATCGGCATCGGGGACGTCGAGGAGCCACTGCCGGCCACTGCCCGCGCCGGACGAGGCACGGCATACCTCCATGCCCGCGACGCCGTCACGCGGGCCAAGAACTCACCGGGCAAGATCGCCGTTGTCGGTCCCGACGACTACGTTTCGGGACAGCTGGAGACCGTGGCCTGGCTGTGGGCCGGACTGCTCAGCCGCCGTACGACGCGCGGGTGGGAGGTGGTCGACCTGGTCGCCGAGGGGTTGACCCACGTCGAGATCGCCGACCGACTCGGCATCAGCCAGTCCGCAGTCAGCCAGCGCGGT
It contains:
- a CDS encoding sigma factor-like helix-turn-helix DNA-binding protein; amino-acid sequence: MKACVLTVDQRSSRTTSDLVPAAVDEYAAGALLPFERTAGDEIQAVYTDPGAAAAVIERLLRSDAWNIGIGIGDVEEPLPATARAGRGTAYLHARDAVTRAKNSPGKIAVVGPDDYVSGQLETVAWLWAGLLSRRTTRGWEVVDLVAEGLTHVEIADRLGISQSAVSQRGRAAGLIEGERAHELVAQMLTDDLA